Proteins found in one Takifugu flavidus isolate HTHZ2018 chromosome 7, ASM371156v2, whole genome shotgun sequence genomic segment:
- the tsc22d2 gene encoding TSC22 domain family protein 2 isoform X2, which yields MSKMLAKKKSCFQITSVTQAQVAASTITDDTESLDDPDESRTEDVSSEIFDVSRADLDACERSSSEETLNNVGDPQEGTPHAAGPFNGVLPYPSISAGLVTPLNSGGSTPLPTKAQPFVPAIHPLTVISSPSAASVSPGAAHTVPVSTSCSSRFRVIKLDHGTGEPFRRGRWTCTEFYERDSDSNASRTLDGIKPAVTLDHSIDRDSGLGATINSMLNSTVVSTQASENPTDSGYFLSLGSKLGSGTSAFQPTGYTATSTLTGTQANANIQPVALQNFHSNGNGLHHGVVQTSPIMSPATQTQHRQQHFGSSALQSGLTPSQVPSSPITSGSPGAQGLSGEAGSAQGLLLQGGNAPVVTSILQANDQQQRTSPAQPLGGIGATLVTAVTTSTSHSNGENAPATVPNTTATSLGGGPLQPQGTYGGIAQGLPSGFLMEDIKHRSDFLPQFGANMMSGRDHVKPFISDGLDLPTPSVKSLFGISIAMNVDEDRTVLISSPGL from the coding sequence ATGTCGAAAATGCTAGCGAAGAAGAAAAGTTGCTTCCAGATCACGAGCGTCACGCAGGCTCAAGTGGCGGCCAGCACCATTACCGACGACACCGAGAGTCTTGACGACCCAGACGAATCCCGGACGGAGGACGTGTCTTCGGAAATATTTGACGTTTCTCGAGCTGATCTCGACGCGTGTGAGAGGAGTTCGTCCGAAGAAACCTTAAACAATGTAGGAGATCCTCAAGAGGGCACTCCCCACGCCGCTGGACCTTTCAACGGGGTACTGCCGTACCCAAGTATCAGCGCTGGTCTTGTCACCCCACTTAACTCGGGAGGAAGCACACCCTTGCCCACTAAGGCTCAACCTTTTGTTCCGGCCATTCATCCTCTGACCGTTATCAGTTCACCCTCAGCTGCCTCTGTCTCACCCGGTGCGGCTCACACGGTTCCTGTAAGCACCAGCTGCAGTTCTCGTTTCAGGGTCATTAAACTTGACCATGGCACAGGAGAACCCTTCAGACGTGGTAGATGGACATGTACTGAGTTCTATGAGAGAGATTCGGACTCAAACGCCAGTCGGACCTTGGACGGCATAAAGCCTGCCGTGACCCTTGATCACAGTATAGATCGGGACAGTGGGCTAGGGGCCACCATTAACTCCATGCTTAATAGCACTGTTGTTTCTACCCAGGCTTCAGAAAACCCCACCGACAGTGGCTACTTCCTCAGTTTGGGTTCCAAGCTTGGGAGTGGGACAAGTGCCTTTCAGCCCACAGGGTATACAGCGACGTCAACGCTGACGGGCAcacaggctaatgctaacattcAACCTGTTGCACTACAGAACTTCCATTCTAACGGCAACGGTTTGCACCACGGCGTTGTGCAGACTTCTCCCATCATGTCTCCTGCCACCCAGACCCAGCATCGTCAACAGCACTTTGGCTCAAGTGCCCTTCAGTCTGGGCTAACACCCAGCCAGGTACCTTCGTCTCCGATTACCAGTGGTAGTCCAGGAGCCCAAGGGCTAAGTGGAGAGGCTGGCTCAGCACAGGGCCTCCTGCTCCAAGGGGGCAATGCACCAGTTGTGACCTCCATCCTTCAAGCAAATGACCAGCAACAGCGTACCAGCCCAGCACAGCCTTTAGGAGGGATAGGTGCTACCCTTGTGACGGCtgtcaccacctccacctctcacAGTAATGGTGAAAACGCACCAGCCACAGTGCCCAATACCACCGCTACCTCTCTGGGTGGAGGACCTCTCCAACCTCAGGGTACCTACGGAGGAATCGCCCAGGGCCTTCCCTCTGGCTTTCTGATGGAAGATATCAAACACAGGTCCGATTTCCTGCCTCAGTTTGGTGCCAACATGATGTCTGGGAGAGATCATGTAAAGCCTTTCATCAGCGACGGTCTCGATCTGCCAACTCCCTCGGTCAAAAGTCTCTTTGGCATCTCCATTGCTATGAATGTGGATGAGGACAG
- the LOC130528821 gene encoding profilin-2-like isoform X2 encodes MSWQSYVDNLMADGSCQDAAIVGFTDAKYVWASFVGGTFANMTPEEIDVLTGKDRESFFTSGMTLGCKKCSVIRDSLQVDGDWTMDIRTKSQGGEPTYNVSVGKAGKVLVLVMGKEGVHGGGLNKKAYSMAKYLRDSGF; translated from the exons ATGTCCTGGCAAAGCTACGTGGACAACCTGATGGCTGATGGCAGCTGCCAGGACGCGGCCATTGTTGGGTTTACGGACGCCAAATACGTCTGGGCATCGTTTGTCGGCGGTACCTTTGCCAACATGACG CCTGAAGAAATCGACGTGTTAACAGGGAAGGATCGGGAAAGTTTCTTCACCTCTGGAATGACCCTAGGCTGTAAAAAGTGCTCTGTCATCAGAGACAGCCTGCAGGTCGACGGGGACTGGACGATGGACATACGGACAAAGAGTCAAGGAGGCGAGCCGACGTACAACGTTTCTGTGGGCAAAGCTGGGAAAG tCTTGGTCTTGGTAATGGGCAAAGAAGGGGTCCATGGAGGCGGATTGAATAAGAAGGCATACTCGATGGCAAAATACTTGAGGGATTCGGGGTTTTAG
- the LOC130528821 gene encoding profilin-2-like isoform X1, producing MSWQSYVDNLMADGSCQDAAIVGFTDAKYVWASFVGGTFANMTPEEIDVLTGKDRESFFTSGMTLGCKKCSVIRDSLQVDGDWTMDIRTKSQGGEPTYNVSVGKAGKALVFVMGKEGVHGGQLNKKAFQMAEYLRKSGY from the exons ATGTCCTGGCAAAGCTACGTGGACAACCTGATGGCTGATGGCAGCTGCCAGGACGCGGCCATTGTTGGGTTTACGGACGCCAAATACGTCTGGGCATCGTTTGTCGGCGGTACCTTTGCCAACATGACG CCTGAAGAAATCGACGTGTTAACAGGGAAGGATCGGGAAAGTTTCTTCACCTCTGGAATGACCCTAGGCTGTAAAAAGTGCTCTGTCATCAGAGACAGCCTGCAGGTCGACGGGGACTGGACGATGGACATACGGACAAAGAGTCAAGGAGGCGAGCCGACGTACAACGTTTCTGTGGGCAAAGCTGGGAAAG CATTGGTTTTTGTGATGGGGAAGGAAGGTGTCCACGGAGGGCAGCTCAACAAGAAAGCATTTCAGATGGCTGAGTACCTGAGGAAGTCTGGATATTAA
- the LOC130528821 gene encoding profilin-2-like isoform X3: MHKNCVEVQETVSPVVKVRPQCCILNGSCRKPEEIDVLTGKDRESFFTSGMTLGCKKCSVIRDSLQVDGDWTMDIRTKSQGGEPTYNVSVGKAGKALVFVMGKEGVHGGQLNKKAFQMAEYLRKSGY; encoded by the exons ATGCACAAGAATTGTGTTGAAGTACAAGAAACAGTGTCGCCTGTGGTCAAAGTTAGACCACAGTGCTGCATCCTAAATGGAAGCTGTAGAAAG CCTGAAGAAATCGACGTGTTAACAGGGAAGGATCGGGAAAGTTTCTTCACCTCTGGAATGACCCTAGGCTGTAAAAAGTGCTCTGTCATCAGAGACAGCCTGCAGGTCGACGGGGACTGGACGATGGACATACGGACAAAGAGTCAAGGAGGCGAGCCGACGTACAACGTTTCTGTGGGCAAAGCTGGGAAAG CATTGGTTTTTGTGATGGGGAAGGAAGGTGTCCACGGAGGGCAGCTCAACAAGAAAGCATTTCAGATGGCTGAGTACCTGAGGAAGTCTGGATATTAA
- the rnf13 gene encoding E3 ubiquitin-protein ligase RNF13: MLLSLGMLMLSATQIYTIFTVQLFAFLNLLPVEADIAAYTFDNKTESFEDLPARFGYRLPTEGLKGFLIGARPENACEPIEPPPRDNLTGAFIVLIKRFECNFDVKVLNAQKAGYRAAIVHNVNSDDLISMGSNDLDIMKQIDIPSVFVSEETANSLKEDYIYDKGGHVVLMPDFSLPLEYYLIPFLIIVGICLILIVVFMITKFVQDRRRARRSRLHKDQLKKLPIHKYKKGDSYDVCAICLDEYEEGDKLRVLPCSHAYHSKCVDPWLTKTKKTCPVCKQKVVPSQGDSDSDSEEGDSGPDENEVSESTPLLRSLASTSAHSFGTMSAESRSEQDQDSSEYDEELDSSDSEEEVTVETVVVQMQQPRSDGRDHDPARV; encoded by the exons ATGCTGCTCTCACTGGGAATGCTGATGCTCTCCGCCACACAAATTTACACCATCTTCACCGTTCAACTCTTTGCTTTCCTCAACCTGCTGCCCGTGGAGGCCGACATCGCTGCG TACACATTTGACAACAAAACGGAAAGCTTTGAGGACTTGCCTGCAAGGTTTGGGTATCGGCTTCCAACTGAGGGTCTGAAG GGCTTCCTGATCGGGGCGCGACCAGAAAATGCATGCGAGCCCATCGAGCCCCCCCCCAGGGACAACCTGACGGGCGCCTTCATCGTCCTCATCAAGCGCTTTGAATGCAACTTTGACGTCAAG GTCCTCAACGCTCAGAAAGCAGGGTACAGGGCAGCCATTGTTCACAATGTGAACTCGGACGACTTAATCAGCATGGGATCCAATGATT TGGATATCATGAAGCAGATAGATATCCCCTCAGTGTTTGTGAGCGAAGAGACGGCCAATTCTTTAAAAGAAGACTACATTTACGATAAAGG ggGACATGTGGTCCTCATGCCGGATTTCAGCCTCCCCCTGGAATACTACCTGATCCCCTTCCTTATCATCGTGGGAATTTGCCTTATCCTCATTGTTGTTTTCATG ATCACCAAGTTTGTGCAGGACCGACGCAGAGCTCGCCGGAGCCGCTTACACAAAGATCAGCTGAAGAAACTCCCCATTCACAAGTACAAGAAAG GCGACAGCTATGACGTGTGCGCCATTTGCCTGGATGAATACGAAGAGGGGGACAAGCTCAGAGTCCTGCCATGTTCTCACG CCTACCACAGCAAATGCGTGGATCCGTGGTTGACCAAAACCAAGAAGACGTGTCCGGTGTGCAAGCAGAAAGTGGTTCCCTCGCAGGGCGACTCCGATTCCGACTCCGAGGAGGGCGACAGCGGCCCCGACGAGAACGAGGTGTCGGAGAGCACCCCGCTGCTGCGCTCCCTGGCCTCCACCAGCGCCCACTCCTTCGGCACCATGTCGGCAGAGTCGCGCtcggagcaggaccaggattcCTCGGAATACGacgaagagctggacagcagcgacagcgaggaggaggtcACCGTGGAGACGGTGGTGGTGCAGATGCAGCAGCCCCGCTCCGACGGCCGCGACCACGACCCGGCCCGCGTTTGA